CCAATGTCGTAACAATCAAGTTCTGATTCATAGGATTTTAAAACGAAACAAaacggaaaaataaaaaaaagttttaaaaaataaataaatcagttagtGTTCAGACAAAATTTTTGTTATCGGggtttcatgtttcttttgctGTGATTTATGTTATTCGTCAGTcttttatccacatttttctcatgtgtCTCCACCTTTGGTCTCATAAAGTCAGtgatctattttttattttttaattaaagacatttaggaaaacatcaaacaaaaaaaagtatatagTTTGACTCCCCTTTTTTGTTTCCCTGAATGACAAAATGTACTACAGGTATCTTAMTAGTTCAAGAATAACAGAGTCACACAGCTCAATATATATTGTTGTCCAACCGGATACATTATATGTGGTTTTGAGAATGTAATAAATGGTTTCTTTTCCTTTggagatgtttgtgtttttatttggtgtttgtAACTTTATCTTTTGTGCTGGATTCGTGCAAAGGTTTTAAGCCTTTATTCGTGATCCAGCATGTSCTAAAGGGAGTTTTGCAGTCGGTTTAATAAgaattaaatgaacattttagatGAACAAACATTCAGTGTTGCAACAattaaatgggaaaaacaatttgattttattgttcCCTGATATTAATAATATAGCTCACCACCAGGGGCGCCAATGCGCACGGGTTGGAAATAAGTCAGTTGAGTTGCCcactaagttgtttttttgttgcctaTCTACTCTTACAAGCAATCCGAAATTCAGAGCCCTGTGTTCTGCAAAGTTTGGGTACTGATAGAAAACCTGCAGTGATGCTGAAGCTACTATCTGATTTGAAACTTCGTATTTAATCCTGTCATCTAAATAACTATTGTTTTCCCCTGATGAATCTGGATTGCATTAGATCctctttaaaatctaaaatacttcAACTACTTTCAATTGaaaagattcttttttttaaaaaaaacaacaaaaaaaacagattaaacctGAATGGGAGAGGCATTTCCATCAATCTGGTTTCTTCAGCTTTTCTGAGGTCATGTTGCAGGAGCAGTAAGAAAAAGTAGGAGCATCTTCTTGTACAAAAGGGACATGCAGACCATCCAGAGTGTCTTGGATCAACCTGGTCTCCTCCCAACAGGATGTCAAAGGAAAACCTCYAAAGAGAAGCTCCCCAATCAGATGCCTGAGCAACTTCATGAAACTTCTTTCAATCCACAGGAGTAGCGGTTCTACTTCAAGCTCCCCTTACAGTGATGGTGCAGCCTCACCCTATGAAAGAAGRtcatttcatttaaatgtgtcCTTTCAGGCTTGATCCATATGTCATTTCCTTACGTGTGAGCAGAAGGGTGAACAGACTGGAAAACCAAGAGGTTTGCTCTTTGGTTCAGCTCTttcttcaccacaacagaccCAGAGCAACATCTGCATTACAACAAATGAGACCCCCACCACCTACATTACTCATTAGTGAGACTGGAAGGTGCCGCTGGACATAGTTGTGGTGATTGTCTTTAAATTAGTCTTTTGTCAAGTTTTCATCCGGAAACCTACCTCAGCAAAAGATACTGTTGGTCTATTCAGATTTCTGGTTTTGGTACGGATGTGACAATTACTGATTCACGTTTTTGACCGATATTTTTCCAACGACTTCTCCATTTGAAAGAGAGAAATGGCTTGCTGTCCCACTTGTTAGATAAAAGATGCCATGGCAGGCTGTTGTGgacccaacaaaaaaaaaaattgtaaataacgGAACTACAAAATTATCCTCATGAAGCACATTTCCTGAGCTCTACTTGATTTTAAGTCCAGGTTCTTGATGGAGGcatttgttttgacagaaaaatttagtagaaattctgtgttttgacacatttaatgaacagaaagaaaagaaaaagcttttgatcCACTAATCAACCCCTGAAGTCACTATTTCCCTTCTGATCTTGATTTCTTTCCAGTTGATTGGTGCAGCTCACGTAAAAAGCTGCACMAATCTACAGTAGTGCAGTAGGTTATTCTTCATTCATGTTTGGAGAAGTTTTTGAGATTATGTTCATTCCACACAAGCTAATtaagtggttttatttaaactagAGAAAATAATCATCTCTAGTTGGAGGGATGGAGCCCATTCCCTCCAGGGATGGGCTGGAGGGAATGGTTATAGTTGGAGGGAAAAGCTCACCCAGGGTATTAATCTTGCAACAACAGTCACTATCATTCTACTGCCATTTACTACCGCCAGTAGTCTTTATTATTTAGGGTACATATCTTGTCTGGCTCCTAAATTTCGTAATAAGgtgaattatttaattacagTAGTGCAGTAAAGTAATTGTAGAAGGAACCGCACCGACCCACTGTTAGTGTCTACGTGTGTGTTTTGAACCAGCTCGGTTCCGCCCACAATTTCCCCAAGCCAGGAAATTGTGGTTGCCTAGCAAGTTTCTTATCCGCGGAGCAAAGTTTGGAGACGTGTTTTCTCGACAGATTTAGGGCTGYAGTCGTTCACTGAAGCTtttttgctcacatttttcCGAGAGAGGACGAGGAGGAAGCGCTGAGAAAATGTCGGTCGCAGGATTTAAGAAGCAATTTTTCAAAGCCAGTCAGGTAAACGAGTTGACTTCTTAGACATTAGCCTTCCACAGCTCTGCTGCTCTCCTACTTCTGTTAGCTACTAGGTTACCTAAAGTAGAAAAGGTTTTCGGGAACCAAAACAAGCCTTCTAGGTCTGGTAAATGTTTTGAATTAGAGAAGGCACGAATTCGTGTTGCAATGAAACTCTTTAAACCTGCCCTCTCTTAAGTTRGTCTTAAATTAGCTCATGCTAATCTCAGGTTTAACTAAACGTAGTTTCTAACGCTCTGCTCTGGTTAGTTAATTAGTTCGTCTGTCTGCTTCAGATTTGGGTTCTTCGTTTTAGAGCTAATACTGTCTTTTAAGCaaagttttattcataaacGTATAACCGGGgttgtttattttctggtaGTTTGTTGCCAAGTTTCGTTTTAACTAGATGCTCGCTATATTAGCGCCAGAGTACGCAGGATTAGCACCATCTGTTCGAGAGGTTTAGTTCTCCTAARTCAGACATAAAGGGTTTTAGACATTGCAGTGACGGTCGGGTTTTAGTTTTGTCTAGTCATGGGTTTAAACGTAGATTTTATATCGTATTTATCCCCACTATTGACATTTGAAGGTAATATTATGAGGATTCTGATGCCTAACTGAGTTGGTTGGTWcatttaaattgtttacattCATAAGCATATTAGAACTGTGTTCCTGCTTTCTCCATCATACCTTAAAAATTCATGgtcaatgtttatttattttaaacgagggtaaaaaaaaaaaaaagaaagaaagatgatgATATAAATGAGCCGGAATGTGTtgcatttaacagtttttatgaaTTTGAATGATTTTTGCCAAGTAATTTAATGTGGCGTTCCTTATTGAAGACTACATAATAAGACTCCTCtgattttgttgcatttgttcaGTCAAGTTTTCTGTAGCAGTCATCCTCTATTTTGAGTTGCTTCTGAAGGCTTRTGCGTCAAATATGTAATTGTTCATACAAACATACCTCCCAGCATGTCACGACTTGCAAAACCAGTCGGCTTTGTTTTGGTGGCAGGATTGTTGCAGCAAGTGCTTGTTTTTGGTGGRACATCATGCAAATGAAGTAATGACTCTGCTCAGTAGGTATATCAGTGGCAGATACTCAGTGTCGTGTGACTGCAGATTATAGCCTGTAGGTAATTGACTGGTTTCACCCGAGATATTCGGACTTGTCACTCTGGGGAAATGACAGAAGTGGTAACGATGACTTCATTCAGGTTCTGTCATTGTTCTGGCTCATTCACTGGGATGGTTTACTGCAGCGATAAATGGAACTGAGTCATCTTTTATTCTGACCATACCTCTTCTCGGTTAAAGGTTTGTCTCGTAGTCATACTTWSTAGCYAACATTGATAATAGATGGGCGGTTGTACAGATGGTGCCCTCTTGTACATCTCTACCATTGCAGTATGGATTGGTTACAACAGATGTTTTACAGACCAAATATCAGGCGTGTTGCATCCATTTACAATCCAGATTTACTTTGGCAAatgcctgtaaaaaaaaaacaacactaatGTCAACTTGTTCATCTGGTTTTAAAAGGAATGAAAATGAAGAGACTGATGACAAGTTTCAAGCAAAAGCTGCCTGACAGGATCTTGTTATGCTAATGGTAGAAATGAGCTGCTTTGAGATTCTTATGTGAAAATAATWAAAAAAAACTAAGATAACATCTCTAAATTgtctttttcaaaatatctACATGGAAGGTTAGCTGGCAACAGTTCCCATCAGTCTGTTATGATGGAAAATATACACATAACTGTGAAATATTAGTCATATGTTGTAGGGATACTGCTAatgacaaatatatataaaatatacatataaataaaaaaaWATATATATATGCATTAATCAATTTTGGCTGGACAGTTTTACTTCCAAGAAGCCTATTTACTTTGTGGTTTTCATAccacaaaatatgtaaagtaaGAAAgatttgcacttgaaataaagGAGATTAGATACAAGCGGCTAACTCCAGCRtgacaaaaaatatgatttgaagCTCTTTAGTAGTAGTCaagtattttcacaaataaaaaaggttGAGTACTTAAGAGTGTCAAATATGATGATATTTGACCCCCAATGAATAGAAATTAATTTGACAACCTTTACTTTAAATCTAATAAGTGACCATAAATACACCGTCAACACAGTTGATTAAAATGAGatgaaattaaatcaattttgaCCGGCTTCAAGACCTcttaacaataaaacacaaaggcCTAAAGCAGCTAATAAAACATATctataaacataaaatggagCAGCCTGTCTGTCTTCACAGTGTGCATTCGGCAACTGTAAAAATAACTCATGGCAACTTTGTCTCCACTATTGGATCGGCAGCCGCCCCTCAGTGTTTTTTAGCTGCAAATCTTGCATGTTGCTTGTCTTCCCTGTGGTCTGCAGTGAAACCCTGCGATTTATCATCAGCAGCGTTGGTCTGCTTCCTAACTTGAAGCCACTCTGGCCTTCGAGAACTTTAAATCAGGCCATTTGACAGTGGATCAGATGCTTCACTGTTAGtctaaaaacctgtttttagaCTTCTGATTGGACGGAGCCAACCATTGAATAGAGCTAAACTCGTTTGAGTTATGGAGCATGCACCGATGCATGCAAGAACCTGCAGACTGTATGTCAGGGACTATAGATACACATCAGTGTGACTTGGCTGTGGCTtttgttaaaatggaaaaagtccAAATCATGAAAACTATATGCTGACTGCAAATCATTATATTGGCAGTTGCAGCTGACGTAATTGGCATAGGAAGtacatttttcatacttttaatttttaacttatCTTAACTTTTTTGCGTACTCTAGggagccacaaaaaaaaaatgctgaaacaacctccttttttttttcttcttttttttgtttttgctgttgagTGTTATTGGGTTATTCTTCATTCATGTTTGGAGAAGTTTTTGAGATTATGTTCATTCCACACAAGCTAATtaagtggttttatttaaactagAGAAAATAATCATCTGCTTAAATCCATCTGGTATATCTATATCTATGTTCTAAATAACATGTAGAccagcacattttcagtcttATATTGGGCTTTGAAcgccttgtgtgtgtgtgtaaaagagaGATtgtaaagtaacatttttgcaCAGTAAAACAAAGCGTTGCCTGTGGTCAAAATGTAGGAAACTCTGATGCATTTGCTGAGCTGATGGAAAAAGTGGAGAAGCCTTTGTATGAAATTGGAGTTCTTAAGCACAGACGTTAGGAGGTTGCTCGCAGTGCAAAAGGATTACTACTCATAAATTAGGAAGAAAAAAGCATGGAGCTTTATAATCCTGGACCAAGTCTTTTGTTCATGATCCTGAAACAGCGACGTGTCCCTGTGCACTCCTTGGAGCTCAAAAAGTAGCTGAATTTATCAGGACGTAAATTAAGGTTTTAAGACTTTAAGAATTGGCAGTATTTTGCTTTCTATGATATTTGTTTAGTAAGGATAGAGTAggtgtaaaaacaaacttataaaCATTTAGACCATAAATAGGTTATTTAAATACATGACCGGTttgtaaaaatcatattttgccTAATTATTGAAGGTGAGTTGCATTTAAAGAATCTATGATACGCCCATCCTTATTTGGCAAccaagaaaagacaaatgttacAATAGAAATTTGGTCAAGATGCCAAAAAAAGCCAGTTTCAGGATTGTGGGGTTTGTGATTTGTACAACCtacaaataaaagcacttcAAGATGGCTGTTTTCTACTCAACTGttcaaaatgttataaaaatacagGCAAATTCAATCTAGAAAAGGGtagaaatttgaaattaaaactgatacacacacacagaacaaagaCATTAGTGTTTTTGTCAATGCTTTACTTGtaaaaattagtttgttttccaaTCTTGCTATTCCAACAGAGCTGTCATAGGGAGGAGTGTCTTAGTTTAGTGATTAGTGATTCTTTGATTTGTGTGCTAAAGCTTTTaccattaaataataaataaaaatgtattaataaaatcaTGTCAGAAACGAGAGAATTGTAATAAGTAGAACTTTGAACTGTATGAACAACACCTAACCTGCTCCAGCTGTCCTTTTGAccacaaatttttaaaaaatatagaagCGACAAGTAGCATATTATTATGTTGGGTTATATCATTACGTCAACATTGAAATTTATTGTTGAAAGTAATCCTTCTACTTGCTTTATTTCCACAGATGATGAGTGAAAAGGTTGGAGGTGCAGAAGGAACCAAACTGGATGAAGACTTTAAAGAACTTGAAAGAGTAATTACAGCATAATTAACTGGATGATCTTGCTCAAATCAAATAATGCTACCGATGATTCTTTGacaaatgctctttttttttggccttcTCATGTCCCTCCAGAAAGCAGATGTTACCAGTAAAGCAGTAGTGGATGTCATTGGGAAAACATCAGAGTACCTGCAGCCCAATCCTGCGTCGAGAGCTAAGCTCTCCATGCTTAACACGGTGTCCAAAATCCGTGGGCAGGTGAACAGTCCTGGCTATCCCCAGCCAGAGGGACTTCTGGGGGAGTCTATGACTAAATATGGAAGGGACATAGGAGAGGACAATAGCTTTGGTAAGACTTGTGGAACCGTTTTTGGGATGTTGTGTGGACGTTTTATCTATAGATCTATCGATGTATATTATTTTATGCGCTTACAAAACAACCCTGTGTTAAGTCTGGGGTCatttttggatgaaaacaggaaACCAGAAACGCTCGGGAAGTGAAAAACGCTCATACTTCTCATTCTGTTTGAAAAGCACATTCAGCTGGCATTTGGCGGTGAACTTCCCATCTTTAAATGAGAGCTCATTTCGTATCCacacagcaacagaaaacaatagtTTGTTGTACTCGGTCaacattgcatttttaaaagcagaccTAGTTTCTCTGTGGAATTAATGTTTTGCATTCCGCTCAGTTTTACAATTACTTTATTTAGAACTCGGCTCTATTCAAATTTAATAGGAAACTATATGGAAGTAGAGAAAAGCAACTAGATGTTCAAGTTGAACTAACGGCAGAGTGTGTATTAAGAATGTTGAATACGAGTAGAAAACACTGATGTTCTTCCAGACTGCCTTGTCTTTCTACGAAGTACAGATAATTTTCCTTGGAACTTTAGCATTATGAAAATCACAAACTAAACTGCAGCTGtgcaaatctattttttttttcctatgtaACATTGTTCCACCCCTGCTGGGGAAGGAACTTGTGTTTGAGAAAGGGTCTGCAGCTATACAGTGTGACTGTGCAAATATCTACTGATTTAATATTGACCAAAGGCAGTCATGATTTCCTACTTTTCTACTTGTGTGTACATTATAGGTGGAGCTCTGGTGGATGTTGGAGAGGCGATGAAGAGGCTGGCTGAAGTCAAGGACTCCCTGGATATTGATGTGAAGCAGAATTTTATTGACCCACTGCAGGCGGTCGCTGAGAAGGACATCAAAGATATTCAGGTAGAACAAAGATGTGATAAGTTTATCTACATACAGGCTTTGCACTGAACTGCAAGGTTTGTGCTTTGTAAGGCAGggaaaaataacacacaaaaaaaaatcacagagaCAATATACTGTATAAGTCCTATTTCgaatgacatttttaatctcaCCTCTGTGTGTGTAACTCACAGTACCACTTAAAGAAGTTGGAAGGACGCCGTTTGGACTATGACTATAAAAAGAAGCGTCAAGGTAAAATCCCAGATGAAGAGATTAGGCAGTCCCTGGAGAAGTTCCACGAGTCCAAAGAGATGGCCGAGAGCTCCATGCATAATTTGCTAGAAACTGATGTAAGTTTGCAAATGCCTTGGCTAAATGAATGTCGCataagttttcatttttctcttttaagcTGGTTAAAAGATGTTTAAGTTTACCGCAACTAATCATACAGAGGAGTCCATAAAACGAGTCATAGAGGACATGCTAAAGCAATTGGAAATAGTGAAGCAGTCTCCCACGTGATCGTCCGTTATGATCCATACAATATTGGGAATgtaattttatgtgttttttttttatgctgtctGGCAATGCAGTCTGGTATTTAatatgagtttttttatttctcaagaGTGCAAAGGTAGATaaaacagagagcagcagatggaaacatgtTGGAGCCTTTATAATATGATGTTCTTCATCTTTGAGTTAACACAGCAAAGTTAAGTTTTTGCCCATCTAATTGAACATTTTGGTTACACAGACCCTCAGAAAATACTCACAGAAAATACTAACATAAGTCCACTGCCCATTTATCCTAATGGTTTATGACTGAATCTGTGGCTGagattttttacaaacattaaacGAAGGtgtcaaaaactgattttaggATTCTGCGTTTGTCTTTGTACAATCCAAGTCAgacttgatacattttttttgaaatGGAGTCGATcttagtttgaaaaataaagtgaaataaaatgcaacttaaTTAGGTAAATTCTTTTCTAAACgggcagaataaaaaataaaaaaaacttcaggaaaaatctaaaaaagcaGGTTATATAATCTTCAATGAGAAATTTGTAGGAACCAAAATATTGAGAGATTTCAGACCACATCATGATTTCGACACACAATTAAGTTGGTAAAGTCAACTTATTGTATTTTACTAACTAAATTGTTGAACTTTTTGTTGGAAGATGGCAACTCACATCagtaaaaaagtttaaaaacttgaCGTTGGCTTTCTCAGTTACAGCAAATGAAGTGWAAAAAGGGTACGGTATGTAAAAACATGATTTCAGTGTGGTGGATTAGATATTTGAAATATTCCTCTTGTGACCTTATTCCACATGTtgcaaaaattaataaagaatatttaatataatcCAGTGCTTATTGCATATAATCATTCATAGCGGAATCTTAGACATAMATTTCAATGCAAGATTTTTGTACCTTTACACTGAATGAACAAACCTTATAAAATTGTATTGAACATggtttaaatcagaaaaatacaatgcatttttgtgtttctgttactaATCCATTAACAGAGTTTACCctctatatataaaaataagctCAGATGGGTGTTTTTTATGCCTGCTTCTTGAAACTGAGTCAGCACATCAAATCTTCAGGAACAGTTTGCTCCAGCtgacctgctttttttttttttttttttttcccccatggtGTCTTGCTGTAGGCCAAGCTTGTCAAACCAGACTTTTCTCTGATGTTTACCGTTTTCGTGTCTCTTCCACATAAATTAAGGCTTTTTGATTCAACACATGGGAATCTAAACTCATTGCCTTGGTAAACAAAAACTTcagtaaacatgtaaaaaacaatcTTGTGGAAAAACTGATGGTCCGTTCTTGTcgcttttttatttatcttaattgCTCTAAGATATTCTGCTGATTCACATGTAGGTGGAGCAGGTGAGTCAGCTGTCTGCCTTCGTGGAGTCCCTGTTGCAGTACCACAGGCAGGCCACAGAGATCCTGGAGGAGGTCACAGAAAGGCTGAAAGAAAGGTCTGCTCTTTCACTGCCTTTACCGTTCATCCTACTATTTAAAAAGTGtgctattatttaaaaatagctgttgaattaatatgtatattttccacgtaataaaactaaatacaacTGATTTCAGGTCTTCAGAGTGGTcccccgccccccaaaaaaatatatatatatatatgtttttggtGCTCATAGCATTTATTTGGAAACCGCAGTATTTAAAGTGGGCAGACACTGAGAGAAAATGAGCAGTTTTGCACCGACAACCTCCGTACCTGTGGCTCCCGCTCAGCCAGTTGAGCTCCACCCTTCTTCACCGATATCATGACCTAGTTATTCAGGAAAGTCCACAAACCTCGCCAAAtaagatttattcatttaaatctCATTTGTCGTCGTCTTCAGATTAGAATGTGTAAACACACTGACATAAGATTAAGTTTGTATCCCCGCAGTCTAGGGATACATACATAATTAGTTTTAAAGCCAAAAGTTCCAAGAAATGGATGCAATCTCCAGACGGCTCAAGAAATTACTTTTGACAGTATATTGCCTGGGTCAACAACCTTTATGACCGAGCGTCACATTTGCCTTTACTGCTACTAAATAAATTTGTACAGAACCTACAGACagaactgaaaatatttctaaatgtctataaattgttgtatttttacagtGCCTATTTgtatccatttaaaaaaaaattttcaggttttgccacattccaaaaaataatctcaggatgtgatagaccaacacaaaatagagaataactgtgaaataaaaggaaattaatgACTAATAATGtggttttgattttacttttacaattaaaatctgaaagagTGGCAAACATTTATGTTCAGAAAATCCTGATCTATTTTCAATGAAAGCCATTAAGaccttttttttacttgctctGTACTTGCACAGagatcagaaaatgtaattttttgcatattttttaaaattttgatgcAGGGTTAATGAAGCTGAGTCGCGCCCGAAGCGTGAATTCAAACCTAAACCCAGACAGTCCTTTGACTACGGCGACCAAGAGCCCTCGAATGGAGGATACCCAGCAGGTCCTGTGAGCCCCCCGGCATACAGTGCTGGTAAGAACtacttttgtgtattttacttGATCTTTGTGAGTACGTGCCAATCCCCTCCCGTCTTAGGAAAACACGTTGCACATCCGCATCACCCATCTGACAGATTTATTTCCCTTTCTGCAACATTAAGCAGCCCAAGCACAGTATCCACCTCCACCCGTCAAAAGACCCTCCGTCAAGAGCAAACCGCGTGAGTGGACAGAAGAAGATTACCTACTAATTAACCACAAAACTTGACTGCTTTCTTTTAACCTGTTGCACACATGTGTGTGGCAGTGACATGGATGCACTTctctggctgtttttttttccactaactGTTGAATGTTTATTGTGTCAACTGATCCCTTTCAGCAGAGCAGAACATAAAAGGGGAACAAGTGTTGACTATTTCTGTTGCCAGGTCTTCAGATGTATGGAATCATCAGCAGCTCACAGTCTATCTTGATTTActcaaaattacaacattttgaatGAAGTTCACGGTGCAAAGTTTGTAAATTTGGCTGAGTTTTATACATCTGATGACTTCTTTATCAACCACTGCAACTTCTGAATCTCAAaatcttttgttaaataaaaaaaaaattctataagTGCTCAGATTTTGAGCTTCTGAAGTTTTCTTCATTAATCACCTGAGAACTAATAAGTCATAGCATttcgcttcttcttctttgaaacCTTCCATCAGTGGTGTTTTCAAATGTCAYACTAGTGACACCGTGTGTCTGAACTTATTTAAATGATT
The Poecilia reticulata strain Guanapo linkage group LG17, Guppy_female_1.0+MT, whole genome shotgun sequence DNA segment above includes these coding regions:
- the LOC103479275 gene encoding endophilin-A2-like isoform X3, with the translated sequence MSVAGFKKQFFKASQMMSEKVGGAEGTKLDEDFKELERKADVTSKAVVDVIGKTSEYLQPNPASRAKLSMLNTVSKIRGQVNSPGYPQPEGLLGESMTKYGRDIGEDNSFGGALVDVGEAMKRLAEVKDSLDIDVKQNFIDPLQAVAEKDIKDIQYHLKKLEGRRLDYDYKKKRQGKIPDEEIRQSLEKFHESKEMAESSMHNLLETDVEQVSQLSAFVESLLQYHRQATEILEEVTERLKERVNEAESRPKREFKPKPRQSFDYGDQEPSNGGYPAGPVSPPAYSAGEPSCKALYDFVPENDGELGFYEGEIITLVRQIDENWFEGKLRGQTGFFPNNYVEVIVPLSH
- the LOC103479275 gene encoding endophilin-A2-like isoform X2, with protein sequence MSVAGFKKQFFKASQMMSEKVGGAEGTKLDEDFKELERKADVTSKAVVDVIGKTSEYLQPNPASRAKLSMLNTVSKIRGQVNSPGYPQPEGLLGESMTKYGRDIGEDNSFGGALVDVGEAMKRLAEVKDSLDIDVKQNFIDPLQAVAEKDIKDIQYHLKKLEGRRLDYDYKKKRQGKIPDEEIRQSLEKFHESKEMAESSMHNLLETDVEQVSQLSAFVESLLQYHRQATEILEEVTERLKERVNEAESRPKREFKPKPRQSFDYGDQEPSNGGYPAGPVSPPAYSAAQAQYPPPPVKRPSVKSKPREPSCKALYDFVPENDGELGFYEGEIITLVRQIDENWFEGKLRGQTGFFPNNYVEVIVPLSH
- the LOC103479275 gene encoding endophilin-A2-like isoform X1, with the translated sequence MSVAGFKKQFFKASQMMSEKVGGAEGTKLDEDFKELERKADVTSKAVVDVIGKTSEYLQPNPASRAKLSMLNTVSKIRGQVNSPGYPQPEGLLGESMTKYGRDIGEDNSFGGALVDVGEAMKRLAEVKDSLDIDVKQNFIDPLQAVAEKDIKDIQYHLKKLEGRRLDYDYKKKRQGKIPDEEIRQSLEKFHESKEMAESSMHNLLETDVEQVSQLSAFVESLLQYHRQATEILEEVTERLKERVNEAESRPKREFKPKPRQSFDYGDQEPSNGGYPAGPVSPPAYSAAAQAQYPPPPVKRPSVKSKPREPSCKALYDFVPENDGELGFYEGEIITLVRQIDENWFEGKLRGQTGFFPNNYVEVIVPLSH